A window of Miscanthus floridulus cultivar M001 unplaced genomic scaffold, ASM1932011v1 fs_815_1_2, whole genome shotgun sequence contains these coding sequences:
- the LOC136533215 gene encoding protein ALP1-like — translation MAPVRGAKKRKRTEKPAPAPAPGLPLPPLPDGSDWWSVFYRRVAGHFPFPREHQNMESVLKMSRKTFDYVCSLVKKDLTTKTYGFRNFRFGDKTILGVEDQVAVALMRLTTGESLQNIGMWFGMNHSAISNITWRFIESVEERAICHLKWPSPEEMATIKARFDKIYGLPNCCGAIDTTHILMCSSAQPNSKVWLDNENKNSMVLQAVVDADMRFRDIVSGWPGSMDDSCILRTSGLYRLCEKGLRLEGQMDLPGGSAVREYIVGDASYPLLPWLMTPYLGHGLPAANVEFNKRHTAATAVVQTALATLKGRWRVIQGELWRPDKHRLPRIIFVCCLITNIVIDMEGTPSEDKLFSGNHDHGYKQQFSNVADDNAVKQRDDLSLHVTAGE, via the exons ATGGCTCCTGTGCGAGGTGCCAAGAAGAGGAAGCGGACGGAGAAGCCCGCCCCGGCGCCGGCACCAGGgttgccgctgccgccgctgccggACGGTAGCGATTGGTGGAGCGTCTTCTACCGAAGGGTTGCAG GACATTTCCCTTTTCCAAGAGAACACCAGAACATGGAGTCTGTCCTCAAGATGTCAAGAAAGACCTTCGACTACGTCTGCTCACTTGTTAAGAAGGACCTGACAACAAAGACATATGGTTTCAGAAACTTCAGGTTTGGTGACAAGACAATCCTAGGGGTGGAGGATCAGGTGGCGGTGGCTCTGATGAGGCTGACAACTGGTGAGTCACTGCAGAACATAGGAATGTGGTTTGGCATGAATCACTCAGCCATCTCGAACATCACATGGCGGTTCATTGAGTCCGTGGAGGAGCGTGCCATCTGTCACCTGAAATGGCCGAGCCCTGAGGAGATGGCAACCATCAAGGCAAGATTTGACAAGATTTATGGGCTCCCTAACTGCTGCGGTGCCATTGACACCACACACATCCTCATGTGTTCCTCAGCTCAGCCCAACAGCAAGGTCTGGCTGGACAATGAGAACAAAAACAGTATGGTGCTGCAGGCTGTTGTGGATGCAGACATGCGGTTCAGAGACATCGTCAGTGGCTGGCCTGGGAGCATGGACGACTCATGCATCCTTCGCACTTCAGGCCTGTACAGGTTGTGTGAGAAAGGCCTGAGGCTTGAGGGGCAGATGGACCTTCCTGGAGGTTCCGCGGTTAGGGAGTACATAGTCGGAGATGCGAGCTACCCTCTGCTTCCCTGGCTCATGACCCCGTACCTGGGACATGGTCTCCCGGCAGCCAATGTGGAATTCAACAAGCGGCACACAGCGGCAACGGCAGTGGTGCAGACTGCATTGGCGACACTCAAGGGGAGGTGGCGTGTCATCCAGGGAGAGCTGTGGAGGCCTGACAAGCACCGGCTGCCAAGGATCATCTTCGTCTGCTGCTTGATAACCAACATCGTCATCGACATGGAAGGGACTCCAAGCGAAGACAAGCTGTTTTCAGGCAACCATGACCATGGCTACAAGCAGCAGTTCAGTAACGTCGCAGATGACAATGCAGTCAAGCAGAGAGACGACCTGTCTCTGcacgtcaccgccggcgagtaA